The following coding sequences lie in one Streptomyces venezuelae genomic window:
- a CDS encoding cytochrome P450: MTTPTTIDVAPERRIALHEAEFAADPHAAYARMRAEFGPFVPVDLVPGVPATLVIGYAQARRILNDPLRFPADPRVWEQSVPETCPVRPMMEHRPNALRSAGPAHTRYRSANSAAINAVDQHELRTVVEKVADATIAEFRDAEGADLLTQYAWPIAFRVLSALLGCPDEMGRRIADGMAKIFEGVDAASGNQILSQAVADLVALRHQQPGDDITSRLLAHEAALDDVEMAHQLVTLYGAGIEPLTNLIANTVLKVLTDDQFSGDLHAGGSSVREALDTVLYTDPPLANYCISYPPHPVDVDGFLLPAHQPVVISMAACNNDPALGDQHTASNRAHLSWSTGPHACPARPHAYLIAETAITHLLDALPEMDLATAPENLVRRPGPFHRALAALPVTFPTASSV, from the coding sequence GTGACCACCCCGACCACGATCGATGTGGCGCCCGAGCGCCGGATCGCCCTGCACGAGGCCGAGTTCGCGGCCGATCCGCACGCCGCGTACGCGCGCATGCGGGCCGAGTTCGGGCCGTTCGTGCCGGTGGACCTCGTTCCCGGCGTCCCCGCGACCCTCGTCATCGGCTACGCGCAGGCCCGGCGGATCCTCAACGATCCCCTGCGGTTCCCCGCCGATCCGCGGGTGTGGGAGCAGTCCGTCCCGGAGACCTGCCCGGTCCGCCCGATGATGGAGCACCGCCCCAACGCGCTGCGCTCGGCGGGTCCCGCGCACACCCGCTACCGGTCGGCGAACAGTGCCGCGATCAACGCCGTCGACCAGCACGAGCTGCGTACCGTCGTCGAGAAGGTCGCCGACGCGACGATCGCCGAGTTCCGGGACGCCGAAGGCGCCGACCTGCTGACCCAGTACGCCTGGCCCATCGCCTTCCGCGTCCTGAGCGCCCTGCTCGGCTGCCCGGACGAGATGGGCCGCCGCATCGCCGACGGCATGGCGAAGATCTTCGAGGGCGTGGACGCCGCGAGCGGCAACCAGATCCTCTCCCAGGCGGTCGCCGACCTGGTGGCGCTGCGCCACCAGCAGCCCGGCGACGACATCACCTCGCGGCTCCTCGCGCACGAGGCGGCGCTCGACGACGTCGAGATGGCCCACCAGCTCGTCACGTTGTACGGCGCCGGGATCGAGCCCCTGACCAACCTGATCGCCAACACCGTCCTGAAGGTCCTCACGGACGACCAGTTCTCCGGCGACCTGCACGCGGGCGGCTCCTCCGTCCGCGAGGCGCTCGACACGGTGCTGTACACCGACCCGCCGCTTGCGAACTACTGCATCAGCTATCCGCCGCACCCCGTCGACGTCGACGGGTTCCTGCTGCCCGCGCACCAGCCGGTCGTCATCTCGATGGCCGCCTGCAACAACGATCCCGCACTCGGCGACCAGCACACCGCGAGCAACCGCGCGCACCTGTCCTGGAGCACCGGGCCGCACGCCTGCCCGGCGCGTCCGCACGCCTACCTCATCGCCGAGACGGCCATCACGCACCTGCTCGACGCGCTGCCCGAGATGGACCTCGCCACCGCCCCGGAGAACCTGGTCCGCCGTCCCGGACCCTTCCACCGGGCGCTGGCCGCACTGCCCGTCACGTTCCCCACCGCCTCATCCGTCTGA
- a CDS encoding cytochrome P450 family protein yields MAVPTQPIVLDPTGARAHDEHRALRAHGQAVRVDILGVTAWSVADPALLKELLTSPNVSKDARAHWPEYGETIQRWPLALWVAVENMFTAYGADHRRLRRMVAPAFSARRITALKENIDEVVTGILDRLDALPPGETVDLREQLAYPLPIAVISRLMGVPAEQQDAFRRVVDGVFDTTLTAEQSEANTRALYEALHRLIAAKRAEPGDDMTSLLITSRDEEEDGGLSEDELRDTLLLMISAGYETTVNVIDQAITQLLTHPDQLALLRSGEVDWSDAVEETLRFEPAVRHLPLRFAVTDIPLADGQTIAKGEAILASYAAANRHPDWHGESADDFDVTRTVKEHLAFGHGVHFCLGAPLARLEISTALSLLFERFPHLELAVPAAELKPLGSLLSNGHDSLPVRLRPASGR; encoded by the coding sequence ATGGCCGTGCCCACGCAGCCGATCGTCCTCGACCCCACCGGAGCCCGCGCCCACGACGAGCACCGCGCGTTGCGGGCGCACGGCCAGGCGGTCCGTGTCGACATCCTGGGCGTGACCGCCTGGTCCGTCGCCGACCCCGCGCTCCTCAAGGAGCTGCTCACCAGTCCGAACGTCTCCAAGGACGCCCGCGCCCACTGGCCCGAGTACGGCGAGACGATCCAACGGTGGCCGCTCGCCCTGTGGGTGGCGGTGGAGAACATGTTCACGGCCTACGGAGCCGACCACCGTCGCCTGCGGCGCATGGTCGCGCCCGCCTTCAGCGCCCGCCGCATCACCGCGCTGAAGGAGAACATAGACGAGGTCGTCACCGGCATCCTCGACCGTCTCGACGCGCTGCCGCCCGGTGAGACCGTCGACCTGCGCGAGCAGCTCGCGTACCCGCTGCCCATAGCGGTCATCAGCCGGCTCATGGGCGTACCGGCCGAGCAGCAGGACGCCTTCCGCCGGGTCGTCGACGGTGTCTTCGACACCACCCTGACCGCCGAGCAGTCCGAGGCCAACACCAGGGCGCTGTACGAGGCGCTGCATCGGCTCATCGCCGCCAAGCGCGCCGAGCCCGGCGACGACATGACCTCCCTGCTGATCACCTCGCGCGACGAGGAGGAGGACGGCGGCCTGTCGGAGGACGAGCTGCGCGACACCCTGCTGCTGATGATCAGCGCCGGGTACGAGACCACGGTCAACGTCATCGACCAGGCGATCACGCAGCTGCTCACCCACCCCGACCAGCTCGCGCTGCTGCGGTCGGGCGAGGTCGACTGGAGCGACGCCGTCGAGGAGACCCTGCGCTTCGAACCGGCGGTCAGGCACCTGCCCCTGCGGTTCGCGGTGACCGACATACCCCTGGCCGACGGGCAGACCATAGCCAAGGGGGAGGCGATACTCGCGTCCTACGCGGCCGCGAACCGCCACCCCGACTGGCACGGTGAGAGCGCCGACGACTTCGACGTCACGCGCACGGTCAAGGAGCACCTCGCGTTCGGCCACGGCGTCCACTTCTGCCTGGGCGCACCCCTCGCCCGGCTGGAGATCAGCACGGCCCTGAGCCTGCTCTTCGAGCGCTTCCCCCATCTCGAACTCGCGGTGCCCGCCGCCGAGTTGAAGCCACTCGGCTCACTGCTCAGCAACGGCCACGACTCGCTGCCCGTCCGGCTCCGCCCCGCGAGCGGCCGGTGA
- a CDS encoding GTP-binding protein translates to MVSAPSSDGLIYVPPGVTRSAKIVISGSFAVGKTTFVGSVSQIPPLRMEERITQASEGVDDLARTPRKTTTTVGMDFGRLHLSDALVLYLFGTPGQGRFRPMWAGLTEGALGALVLVDTRNLEASFEILALHEEQGTPYAVAINLFDDAPRYDLDEIRQALDLDPHTPLTTCDARDGTSSVLALITLCEYLTELHAPVLEPRP, encoded by the coding sequence GTGGTCTCCGCGCCCTCGTCTGACGGCCTCATCTATGTGCCACCCGGCGTGACCCGGTCCGCGAAGATCGTGATCTCGGGGAGTTTCGCCGTCGGCAAGACGACATTCGTGGGCAGCGTCTCCCAGATCCCGCCGCTGCGCATGGAGGAGCGGATCACGCAGGCCAGCGAGGGAGTCGACGATCTGGCGCGCACCCCGCGCAAGACGACCACGACGGTCGGCATGGACTTCGGGCGGCTGCACCTCAGCGACGCCCTGGTCCTCTACCTGTTCGGCACACCCGGCCAGGGCCGCTTCCGCCCCATGTGGGCGGGGCTGACCGAGGGCGCCCTCGGCGCGCTGGTCCTGGTCGACACCCGCAACCTGGAGGCGTCCTTCGAGATCCTCGCCCTGCACGAGGAGCAGGGCACGCCGTACGCGGTGGCGATCAACCTGTTCGACGACGCGCCACGCTACGACCTGGACGAGATCCGGCAGGCCCTCGACCTGGACCCGCACACGCCGCTGACGACGTGTGACGCGCGGGACGGCACGTCCAGCGTCCTGGCCCTGATCACCCTCTGCGAGTACCTGACCGAGTTGCACGCACCCGTTTTGGAGCCCCGCCCGTGA